In Chitinophaga oryzae, the sequence CCGGTAAAAGTGTAGCACCAATTCCATCTGGACATGGTCTGATCATTGTATAGCCAGTCAAAAGACTTGTCATGGGACAATTTCCCGAGCCAACAGGATTTTCTGTATATACTTTAACATTATTACGCGCACGGGACGCTAGTATTCCCGAAACAATCGTAGCGAACAATACAGCCGATAATAAACCTCTGATTTTTCTCATAATTTCTAGTTTTTTTGGGGGTACATTATTGACTTAAACTCTACCCCCTCACTGCCACTTCACCTCCCCTGGCGTCTCCTGGAACACCCGGTGAAACGCCCGCGCAAAACTACCCGAAGTGCTATACCCTAAAGTTATAGCCACCTCTTTTACCTGGTGGTCCTGTTGCAGGAGTTCTTTGGCATAATTCATCGCGCGTTCAAGCTGATACTGATAAATAGTTACGTGGTAGAGCATTTTAAAACCTTTTGTTAGTTTGCTTTCACTAAGACCGGAGAAGTGGACCAGGTGCTGTATATCTATTCTTTTTGGGGGCTGTTCGTCGATGAATGCTTTGGTCTTAATAATAGCTTTCTCTTGGAACTTTGTCAGTTTCATCAATTGATGGTTATGAGGGTATTGGCAATGTATCATGCGATATACGTTTTACTCTAAAGTTGCAATCGCAATTAAAAGTTAGGACAATTTTGCCGGATTTTCAATAGAAACTGAAAGTTTTTTAAGCAACCAAAACCGGCTGCATTATGCTCGCAGCAAGGGTTACAAAGAAAATGGCAGGGAGAGAACTCCCCGCCGGAGCTTGTTGAATCGATAAATACGTTAACGGGATAGCCACGGCTTGTCGAAGCTCAGGTACAGGTCCTGTGAGATGACGTGCCAGTTGAGCAGCACAATACCGCTGTCTTCAAGCAGGCGCAGGGCGCTGACAGTGGTGATCGGATGCTGTGTGGACACGTCTTCTGCAAGGTGACCGTCGCTGCGTTGGTAGCTGAACCAATAATACTGCGCCGGCCGGTGGTCCGGACATAGTTCGGCCATGGGCATGGGCCGGTGGATGCCGTTGATCCGCAGTGGTTGTTCCAGCAACAGGTCATAATAATGTTGCAGCTCGTGCAACGATTCCATCACGAGGGGATCGGAGTGGTCGTCATATACATCTTCGATGTAATAGCCGTTACCGAGCCGTTGCAGCCGCAGACCGTTGCCGGCTTCGTACAGCCCGTTCTTACCAATGACCGGTTTAAAACCGGCCAACTGTAAGATCCGTGGCGTTATCGGCACGCCTCCTACCTCTTTCAGGTGCATCCAGGTGGTA encodes:
- a CDS encoding helix-turn-helix transcriptional regulator, which encodes MIHCQYPHNHQLMKLTKFQEKAIIKTKAFIDEQPPKRIDIQHLVHFSGLSESKLTKGFKMLYHVTIYQYQLERAMNYAKELLQQDHQVKEVAITLGYSTSGSFARAFHRVFQETPGEVKWQ